In Paraconexibacter algicola, the following proteins share a genomic window:
- a CDS encoding intradiol ring-cleavage dioxygenase, whose product MPTPHAPHDDHHDHGDGLHEDLVRMASRRDALKLFGAGGAAAILAGLGAGSALAKTPTAIVPSETAGPYPGDGSNGIDVLDDSGIVRHDIRRSFGSSRTLATGVPLRVNLTVTRRSKDYAPVVGAAVYLWHADRLGNYSLYSSGITDENYLRGVAKTNSNGTAWFRTIYPGCYNGRWPHIHFEVYSSVAKATSNGPIVKTSQIALPQAPSKRVYATSRYPTSQAALSRISLSSDNVFSDDRAIHQLATVTGSVSKGYVANLTIAI is encoded by the coding sequence ATGCCCACCCCCCACGCGCCCCACGACGACCACCACGACCACGGCGACGGCCTCCACGAGGACCTCGTGCGCATGGCCTCGCGCCGCGACGCCCTGAAGCTCTTCGGCGCCGGTGGCGCCGCCGCGATCCTCGCCGGGCTCGGTGCGGGCTCGGCGCTGGCGAAGACGCCGACCGCGATCGTGCCGAGCGAGACCGCGGGCCCCTACCCCGGCGACGGCTCCAACGGCATCGACGTGCTCGACGACTCCGGGATCGTGCGCCACGACATCCGCCGCAGCTTCGGCAGCAGCCGCACCCTCGCGACCGGCGTCCCGCTGCGCGTCAACCTCACCGTGACCCGCAGGTCCAAGGACTACGCCCCGGTCGTCGGCGCCGCCGTCTACCTCTGGCACGCCGACCGCCTGGGCAACTACTCGCTCTACTCGTCGGGGATCACCGACGAGAACTACCTGCGCGGCGTCGCCAAGACCAACAGCAACGGGACCGCCTGGTTCCGGACGATCTACCCCGGGTGCTACAACGGCCGCTGGCCGCACATCCACTTCGAGGTCTACTCGTCGGTCGCGAAGGCGACCTCCAACGGGCCGATCGTCAAGACCTCCCAGATCGCGCTCCCGCAGGCCCCGAGCAAGCGCGTCTACGCCACCAGCCGCTACCCCACGAGCCAGGCGGCGCTGTCGCGGATCTCGCTGTCCAGCGACAACGTCTTCAGCGACGACCGCGCCATCCACCAGCTCGCCACCGTCACCGGCAGCGTCAGCAAGGGCTACGTCGCGAACCTGACGATCGCGATCTGA
- a CDS encoding lysophospholipid acyltransferase family protein — protein MSGEKLASMKDQVYRDERPQEYFARFHERSRTRDPDWVYEAVRMMTSMYAFSFFRARCISSEKVPASGPLILAPNHFSFMDHFFVGAFTRRKVRFMAKSQMFKPPLQWIYTHGGVFPVRRGARDDDAFITAHSVLARDGAIAMYCEGGRSRTGALAERAKPGIGRLALESGATVVPVAIHGSAKVRNWKRGQFPKVTIQYGDPFVFERVESPTRAQSQLVSDEIFEEIKSLYDGLTEHGESRVRARVRAARRAARQAAKRTAPAA, from the coding sequence ATGAGCGGCGAGAAGCTGGCGTCGATGAAGGACCAGGTCTATCGGGACGAGCGGCCGCAGGAGTACTTCGCGCGGTTCCACGAGCGGTCGCGCACGCGCGACCCCGACTGGGTCTACGAGGCCGTCCGGATGATGACGTCGATGTACGCGTTCTCGTTCTTCCGCGCCCGCTGCATCAGCTCCGAGAAGGTGCCGGCGAGCGGGCCGCTGATCCTCGCGCCGAACCACTTCAGCTTCATGGACCACTTCTTCGTCGGCGCGTTCACGCGGCGCAAGGTGCGCTTCATGGCGAAGTCGCAGATGTTCAAGCCGCCGCTGCAGTGGATCTACACGCACGGCGGGGTGTTCCCGGTCCGCCGCGGCGCCCGCGACGACGACGCGTTCATCACCGCGCACTCGGTGCTCGCGCGCGACGGCGCGATCGCCATGTACTGCGAGGGCGGTCGCTCGCGCACCGGCGCGCTCGCGGAGCGGGCGAAGCCGGGCATCGGCCGCCTGGCGCTCGAGTCGGGCGCGACCGTGGTGCCGGTGGCGATCCACGGCTCCGCGAAGGTCCGCAACTGGAAGCGCGGCCAGTTCCCGAAGGTCACGATCCAGTACGGGGACCCGTTCGTCTTCGAGCGGGTCGAGTCGCCGACGCGCGCGCAGTCGCAGCTCGTGTCCGACGAGATCTTCGAGGAGATCAAGAGCCTCTACGACGGGCTCACCGAGCACGGCGAGTCGCGCGTGCGCGCACGGGTGCGCGCGGCGCGCCGGGCGGCCCGTCAGGCCGCCAAGCGCACCGCGCCCGCGGCCTGA
- the glpK gene encoding glycerol kinase GlpK has protein sequence MILAIDEGTTGTTCLVFDDDGTLAGRAYREFTQHFPRPGWVEHDAAEIWEAVHAVAGEALDDAGCGPGMLRAVGITNQRETVCVWDPHTGEPLHHALVWQDRRTAERCDALRAAGHEALVRTKTGLVLDPYFSGTKIEWLLEHVDGLREKAQAGRAVFGTIDSWLVFKLTGEHVTDQSNASRTLLYDIAKGEWDDDLCALLGVPKQALPEVRPSIGEFGTTTPETLHGHVVPVAGIAGDQQSALYGQACLDPGMGKNTYGTGSFVLLNSGAAPPLAPPGLLTTVAWGIGQRTVYALEAAIFVTGAGVQWLRDGLGIIERADETEALAASLDGNDGVYFVPALTGLGSPHWDPYARGTIVGLTRGSTKAHLARATLEAMAYQTVDAIRAMEVACGTPLTELKADGGATANGWLMQFQADILGVPVVVPEVAETTALGAALLAGVGAGIWSQDHIARTWRARTRYEPRMGEDERAGLLQGWSAALSRTLS, from the coding sequence ATGATCCTGGCGATCGATGAGGGGACGACCGGCACGACGTGCCTCGTCTTCGACGACGACGGCACGCTCGCCGGCCGCGCCTACCGCGAGTTCACGCAGCACTTCCCGCGGCCGGGCTGGGTGGAGCACGACGCCGCCGAGATCTGGGAGGCGGTCCACGCGGTCGCGGGCGAGGCGCTCGACGACGCGGGCTGCGGACCCGGCATGCTGCGCGCGGTCGGCATCACCAACCAGCGCGAGACCGTCTGCGTGTGGGATCCGCACACGGGGGAGCCGCTGCACCACGCGCTCGTCTGGCAGGACCGGCGGACCGCCGAGCGCTGCGACGCGCTGCGCGCCGCGGGCCACGAGGCGCTCGTGCGCACGAAGACCGGCCTCGTGCTCGACCCGTACTTCAGCGGCACGAAGATCGAGTGGCTGCTCGAGCACGTCGACGGGCTGCGCGAGAAGGCGCAGGCCGGTCGCGCGGTCTTCGGGACGATCGACTCGTGGCTCGTCTTCAAGCTCACCGGCGAGCACGTCACCGACCAGTCCAACGCCTCGCGCACGCTGCTCTACGACATCGCGAAGGGGGAGTGGGACGACGACCTCTGCGCGCTGCTCGGGGTCCCGAAGCAGGCGCTCCCGGAGGTCCGCCCGTCGATCGGCGAGTTCGGGACGACGACCCCGGAGACCCTGCACGGGCACGTCGTCCCGGTGGCCGGGATCGCGGGCGACCAGCAGTCCGCCCTCTACGGCCAGGCGTGCCTGGACCCCGGCATGGGGAAGAACACCTACGGGACCGGCTCGTTCGTGCTGCTGAACTCCGGGGCGGCCCCGCCGCTCGCGCCGCCCGGGCTGCTCACGACCGTCGCCTGGGGCATCGGGCAGCGGACCGTGTACGCGCTGGAGGCTGCGATCTTCGTCACCGGCGCGGGCGTGCAGTGGCTGCGCGACGGCCTGGGCATCATCGAGCGCGCGGACGAGACCGAGGCGCTCGCCGCCTCCCTGGACGGCAACGACGGCGTGTACTTCGTCCCGGCGCTCACCGGCCTGGGGTCGCCGCACTGGGACCCGTACGCGCGCGGCACGATCGTCGGGCTGACGCGCGGCTCGACGAAGGCGCACCTCGCGCGCGCGACGCTCGAGGCGATGGCCTACCAGACCGTCGACGCGATCCGCGCGATGGAGGTCGCCTGCGGGACGCCGCTGACCGAGTTGAAGGCCGACGGCGGCGCGACCGCCAACGGCTGGCTGATGCAGTTCCAGGCGGACATCCTCGGGGTGCCGGTCGTCGTCCCGGAGGTCGCGGAGACGACCGCGCTCGGCGCGGCGCTGCTGGCGGGCGTGGGGGCGGGGATCTGGTCGCAGGACCACATCGCCCGGACCTGGCGCGCCCGGACCCGCTACGAGCCGCGCATGGGGGAGGACGAGCGCGCCGGGCTGCTGCAGGGCTGGTCCGCCGCCCTGTCCCGGACGCTCTCCTGA
- a CDS encoding APC family permease, with amino-acid sequence MSTATSVPSSPAPEETELKRAISGRLLLFFVLGDVLGAGIYALVGEVAGRTGGAAWAAFLVALVLAVLTATAYAELVTKYPDAGGAALYAHRAFNRRTLTFLVMFAVMLSGMTSAATLSRAFAGDYLDALFDAPELLAALVFIGVVALVNARGISESVRVNVVLTTIEVLGLLLVLVIGIAAIADGGGDIDGGRAFQVEEGEAVAWAILGGATLAFYALIGFEDSVNVAEETQDPRRSYPPALFGALGIAGAIYVAITIVAVTVVPVGTLSGSSGPLLEVTGRGPLAVDDQVFSVIALLAVANGALLNMIMASRVLYGMSRRGIVPPVFSKVLPGRRTPHVAIATTTLVAAGLIAIGKLDQLADTTVLLLLLVFSIVNLAVLALRSDVVDHDHYRAPTWAPVVGVAVIVLLLTQTDGSAWTLVAPLLAAGLALSFLVRPGSEADAVRVLADDPGDR; translated from the coding sequence GTGTCGACCGCCACGAGCGTCCCGTCCAGTCCCGCCCCGGAGGAGACCGAGCTCAAGCGCGCCATCTCCGGCCGGCTGCTGCTCTTCTTCGTCCTCGGCGACGTCCTCGGGGCCGGCATCTACGCGCTCGTGGGCGAGGTCGCCGGGCGCACCGGCGGCGCGGCGTGGGCGGCGTTCCTCGTCGCGCTCGTGCTCGCGGTCCTCACCGCCACCGCGTACGCCGAGCTCGTCACGAAGTACCCCGACGCGGGCGGGGCCGCGCTCTACGCCCACCGCGCGTTCAACCGGCGCACGCTGACCTTCCTCGTGATGTTCGCGGTGATGCTCAGCGGCATGACCTCGGCGGCGACGCTCAGCCGCGCGTTCGCGGGCGACTACCTCGACGCGCTCTTCGACGCCCCCGAGCTGCTCGCCGCGCTCGTCTTCATCGGCGTCGTGGCGCTCGTCAACGCCCGCGGCATCAGCGAGTCGGTGCGCGTCAACGTCGTGCTGACGACGATCGAGGTGCTCGGCCTGCTGCTCGTGCTCGTGATCGGCATCGCGGCGATCGCCGACGGCGGGGGCGACATCGACGGCGGCCGCGCCTTCCAGGTGGAGGAGGGCGAGGCGGTCGCCTGGGCGATCCTCGGCGGCGCCACGCTCGCCTTCTACGCGCTGATCGGCTTCGAGGACTCGGTGAACGTCGCGGAGGAGACGCAGGACCCGCGCCGCAGCTACCCGCCCGCGCTGTTCGGGGCGCTCGGGATCGCCGGCGCGATCTACGTGGCCATCACGATCGTCGCCGTCACCGTCGTGCCGGTCGGCACGCTGTCCGGCTCGTCCGGACCGCTGCTGGAGGTCACGGGCCGCGGTCCGCTCGCCGTCGACGACCAGGTGTTCAGCGTGATCGCCCTGCTCGCCGTCGCCAACGGGGCGCTGCTGAACATGATCATGGCCTCGCGGGTCCTCTACGGCATGAGTCGCCGCGGGATCGTCCCGCCGGTGTTCTCGAAGGTCCTCCCGGGCCGTCGCACGCCGCACGTCGCGATCGCCACGACGACGCTCGTCGCGGCGGGCCTGATCGCGATCGGCAAGCTCGACCAGCTCGCCGACACGACCGTCCTGCTGCTGCTGCTCGTGTTCAGCATCGTCAACCTCGCGGTCCTCGCGCTGCGCTCCGACGTCGTCGACCACGACCACTACCGCGCCCCCACCTGGGCGCCCGTCGTCGGGGTCGCGGTCATCGTCCTGCTGCTCACCCAGACCGACGGATCGGCCTGGACGCTCGTCGCGCCGCTGCTCGCCGCCGGCCTCGCGCTGTCGTTCCTGGTGCGGCCGGGAAGCGAGGCGGATGCGGTTAGGGTCCTCGCTGATGATCCTGGCGATCGATGA
- a CDS encoding glycosyltransferase family 2 protein, with product MIVSAFNEADRIAATVTALRDAFARDGEEVRIVVADDHSTDTTAHVVLEAGAELVRAPRNLGKGGATTLAAREVLPLVLEPDPPVVVLCDGDLADTAVQLPRLVQAVRAGECDLAVAAFSRRVGGGFGVAVGYARAAIRRLCGLELTAPISGQRAMRGEVLPAVVPFAPRFGMEIGMTVDATRAGFRVGEVELDLTHRATGRTLKGFLHRGRQLKDFVLVELSRR from the coding sequence GTGATCGTCAGCGCCTTCAACGAGGCCGACCGCATCGCGGCGACGGTCACCGCCCTGCGCGACGCGTTCGCCCGGGACGGCGAGGAGGTCCGGATCGTCGTCGCCGACGACCACTCCACCGACACCACCGCGCACGTGGTCCTCGAGGCCGGCGCGGAGCTCGTGCGCGCCCCGCGCAACCTCGGCAAGGGCGGGGCGACGACGCTCGCCGCGCGCGAGGTGCTGCCGCTGGTGCTCGAGCCCGACCCGCCCGTCGTCGTGCTGTGCGACGGCGACCTCGCGGACACCGCCGTCCAGCTGCCACGGCTCGTGCAGGCCGTCCGGGCGGGGGAGTGCGACCTCGCGGTCGCGGCGTTCTCCCGGCGCGTGGGCGGCGGCTTCGGCGTCGCCGTCGGCTACGCGCGTGCCGCGATCCGGCGCCTCTGCGGGCTCGAGCTCACCGCCCCGATCTCGGGGCAGCGCGCGATGCGCGGCGAGGTTCTGCCGGCGGTCGTGCCGTTCGCCCCCCGCTTCGGCATGGAGATCGGCATGACGGTCGACGCCACCCGCGCCGGCTTCCGGGTCGGGGAGGTCGAGCTCGACCTCACGCACCGCGCCACCGGGCGCACGCTCAAGGGCTTCCTGCACCGCGGTCGGCAGCTGAAGGACTTCGTGCTCGTCGAGCTCTCCCGCCGCTGA
- a CDS encoding biotin/lipoyl-binding carrier protein — MANVEAHITGTVWKIEVEVGSTVAEGDTMVILESMKMEMPVETEDAGTVREILCEEGQAVNEGDVLVVLD; from the coding sequence GTGGCGAACGTCGAAGCGCACATCACCGGCACCGTCTGGAAGATCGAGGTCGAGGTCGGCAGCACGGTCGCCGAGGGCGACACGATGGTCATCCTCGAGTCGATGAAGATGGAGATGCCCGTCGAGACCGAGGACGCGGGCACGGTCCGCGAGATCCTCTGCGAGGAGGGGCAGGCCGTCAACGAGGGCGACGTCCTCGTCGTGCTGGACTGA
- a CDS encoding enoyl-CoA hydratase/isomerase family protein produces MPGELHLDTPAAGVLRLTFANPQKRGALDHAILDAIAEAVTGIDDDVRCVVVRGSDGQFSSGYDIGDIPDDEFAERAEKLVAHPFTGAIDALEACPVPTLAALTGHTIGGGLELTLACDFRIAADGIKLGMPPAKLGLVYSHTGLRRFLNVIGEPRTRELFLLGRYIDAGTARDWGLVNAVVPAEGLDAQALDWATELAANAPLSVRGNKRALRALLDAEGELPGEVEQELIALREACFRSDDLLEGVRAFAARRPARWTGR; encoded by the coding sequence ATGCCCGGAGAGCTGCACCTCGACACGCCCGCCGCGGGCGTCCTGCGCCTGACGTTCGCCAACCCGCAGAAGCGCGGCGCGCTGGACCACGCGATCCTCGACGCGATCGCCGAGGCGGTCACCGGGATCGACGACGACGTGCGCTGCGTCGTGGTGCGCGGCAGCGACGGGCAGTTCTCCTCGGGCTACGACATCGGCGACATCCCCGACGACGAGTTCGCCGAGCGCGCCGAGAAGCTCGTCGCGCATCCCTTCACGGGGGCGATCGACGCGCTGGAGGCATGCCCGGTGCCGACGCTCGCGGCGCTGACCGGGCACACGATCGGCGGCGGTCTGGAGCTGACGCTGGCCTGCGACTTCCGCATCGCCGCGGACGGCATCAAGCTCGGCATGCCGCCCGCCAAGCTCGGGCTCGTCTACTCCCACACCGGGCTGCGGCGGTTCCTCAACGTCATCGGGGAGCCGCGCACGCGCGAGCTGTTCCTGCTCGGGCGCTACATCGACGCGGGGACCGCCCGCGACTGGGGGCTCGTCAACGCGGTCGTCCCCGCGGAGGGCCTCGACGCGCAGGCGCTGGACTGGGCGACCGAGCTGGCCGCCAACGCGCCGCTGAGCGTGCGCGGGAACAAGCGCGCGCTGCGCGCGCTGCTGGACGCGGAGGGCGAGTTGCCGGGCGAGGTCGAGCAGGAGCTCATCGCGCTGCGCGAGGCCTGCTTCCGCAGCGACGACCTGCTCGAGGGCGTGCGCGCCTTCGCGGCCCGGCGCCCGGCGCGCTGGACCGGCCGCTGA
- a CDS encoding PLP-dependent aminotransferase family protein, with protein sequence MPVEESNRGPEVLLAVRRTADAPPLGAQVEAGLRAAVRDGRLRPGDRLPPSRTLARDLGVSRRLVVDAYDQLVAEAWLEARVGAGTFVRRALPAHPDGARAAPPDDPVPAPTGVPATARPDGRPRIDFFPGHPDLAAFPRADWQRATRAALRELPDAALGYADPRGLRELRVALAALLARTRGVVCRPGQIVLCQGVVQALGLLVRATGGPGGPVRVAVEDPYLHEHRDVLHHAGAEVVPVPVDELGVRDEAVAAARPDLALVTPAHQCPTGVVLAAGRRVALARWAERHDALLVEDDYDAEYRYDRAPVAALQALAPRQVVYLGSTSKTLAPGLRLAWMVVPEDRLAAVVQAKRYADGGSPVLEQAAFARLLAAGAYDRHVRAARRRQRGRRDALVAAVARELDGARVDGVAAGLHALVRLPAAVDAAALVAAARARDVGVYPLSAYRADPPAKTAAVVLGYGALGEAAIAQGVRGLAAALRDVR encoded by the coding sequence ATGCCTGTCGAGGAGTCCAATCGCGGTCCGGAGGTCCTCCTGGCCGTCCGCCGCACCGCCGACGCCCCGCCGCTCGGCGCCCAGGTCGAGGCGGGGCTGCGCGCCGCGGTCCGCGACGGGCGCCTGCGCCCCGGCGACCGGCTGCCGCCGTCGCGCACGCTGGCCCGCGACCTCGGCGTCTCGCGCCGGCTCGTCGTCGACGCCTACGACCAGCTCGTCGCCGAGGCGTGGCTCGAGGCGCGCGTGGGGGCGGGGACGTTCGTCCGGCGGGCGCTCCCGGCCCACCCCGACGGTGCGCGCGCCGCGCCGCCCGACGACCCCGTGCCGGCGCCCACGGGCGTCCCGGCCACCGCCCGGCCCGACGGCCGGCCGCGGATCGACTTCTTCCCCGGCCACCCCGACCTGGCGGCCTTCCCGCGCGCCGACTGGCAGCGGGCCACCCGCGCGGCCCTGCGCGAGCTGCCCGACGCCGCCCTCGGCTACGCCGACCCGCGCGGCCTGCGCGAGCTGCGCGTCGCCCTCGCCGCGCTGCTGGCCCGCACGCGCGGCGTGGTCTGCCGGCCCGGCCAGATCGTGCTCTGCCAGGGCGTGGTGCAGGCGCTCGGCCTGCTCGTGCGCGCCACCGGCGGGCCCGGGGGCCCGGTCCGCGTCGCCGTGGAGGACCCCTACCTGCACGAGCACCGCGACGTCCTGCACCACGCCGGCGCCGAGGTCGTCCCCGTGCCGGTCGACGAGCTCGGCGTCCGCGACGAGGCGGTCGCCGCCGCGCGCCCGGACCTCGCGCTCGTCACCCCGGCGCACCAGTGCCCGACCGGGGTCGTGCTGGCCGCCGGCCGCCGGGTGGCGCTCGCCCGCTGGGCCGAGCGCCACGACGCGCTGCTCGTCGAGGACGACTACGACGCCGAGTACCGCTACGACCGGGCGCCCGTCGCGGCCCTGCAGGCGCTCGCCCCGCGGCAGGTCGTCTACCTCGGCTCGACGAGCAAGACGCTCGCCCCGGGCCTGCGGCTGGCCTGGATGGTCGTGCCCGAGGACCGGCTCGCCGCCGTCGTGCAGGCCAAGCGCTACGCCGACGGCGGCTCCCCGGTGCTCGAGCAGGCCGCCTTCGCGCGGCTGCTCGCCGCCGGCGCCTACGACCGGCACGTGCGCGCCGCCCGCCGCCGCCAGCGCGGCCGCCGCGACGCGCTCGTCGCGGCCGTCGCCCGCGAGCTCGACGGGGCGCGCGTCGACGGCGTCGCGGCCGGCCTGCACGCGCTCGTGCGGCTGCCCGCGGCGGTCGACGCGGCGGCGCTCGTCGCCGCCGCGCGGGCGCGAGACGTCGGCGTCTACCCGCTGAGCGCCTACCGCGCCGACCCGCCCGCCAAGACCGCCGCGGTCGTCCTCGGCTACGGCGCGCTCGGCGAGGCGGCCATCGCCCAAGGCGTACGCGGGCTCGCCGCGGCGCTGCGCGACGTCCGCTGA
- a CDS encoding DUF4345 family protein, protein MLAARDRPVRTGLLAYGTLQLAIGLWQAVDPGSFYTALGPFDGRNDHYVRDVASWTLALGVLCLLAAPRPAWRLPVLALAALQSALHALNHVLDAGDADTHWVGIADAVSLALLTVLLLALVRKETTP, encoded by the coding sequence ATGCTCGCCGCCCGCGATCGCCCCGTCCGCACCGGACTGCTCGCCTACGGGACGCTCCAGCTCGCGATCGGGCTGTGGCAGGCCGTCGACCCCGGCAGCTTCTACACCGCGCTCGGGCCGTTCGACGGACGCAACGACCACTACGTCCGCGACGTCGCGTCCTGGACGCTCGCGCTCGGCGTCCTGTGCCTGCTCGCCGCCCCCCGGCCCGCCTGGCGGCTGCCGGTCCTCGCGCTCGCCGCGCTGCAGAGCGCGCTGCACGCCCTCAACCACGTGCTCGACGCGGGGGACGCCGACACCCACTGGGTCGGGATCGCCGACGCGGTCTCGCTGGCGCTGCTCACCGTCCTGCTGCTCGCCCTCGTCCGCAAGGAGACCACCCCGTGA
- a CDS encoding NAD-dependent epimerase/dehydratase family protein encodes MKILVAGATGAIGRPLLPRLRAAGHDVAAITRDERRADALRAAGVQAHVADVYDRDAVVAACVAAAPEVVVHQLTALPKALDVRRYRAAMRETNRLRAEATPHLVAGARAAGARRIVAQSISFITAPEGPPVHDEDARPFTDAPAQLRDAVAATLALEETTLAATDLDPVVLRYGFFYGPGTYYAPDGGTAQEIRARRFPLVGGGTGISSFVHVEDAADATVAALAGGAGGRYNVTDEEPAAAAQWLPHAAACLGARRPLRVPALVGRLAAGPHAVHFATTLRGNSGARFRETFGWTPAYPSWREGFRQALGAPA; translated from the coding sequence GTGAAGATCCTCGTCGCCGGCGCCACCGGCGCCATCGGCCGCCCCCTGCTCCCCCGGCTGCGCGCCGCCGGGCACGACGTCGCCGCCATCACCCGCGACGAGCGCCGCGCCGACGCGCTGCGCGCCGCCGGGGTCCAGGCGCACGTCGCCGACGTCTACGACCGCGACGCCGTGGTCGCGGCCTGCGTCGCCGCCGCCCCCGAGGTCGTCGTGCACCAGCTCACCGCGCTGCCCAAGGCGCTGGACGTCCGCCGCTACCGCGCGGCGATGCGCGAGACCAACCGGCTGCGCGCCGAGGCGACCCCCCACCTCGTCGCCGGGGCCCGTGCGGCCGGAGCACGACGCATCGTCGCCCAGTCGATCTCGTTCATCACCGCGCCCGAGGGCCCGCCGGTCCACGACGAGGACGCCCGGCCCTTCACCGACGCGCCGGCGCAGCTGCGCGACGCGGTCGCGGCCACGCTCGCGCTGGAGGAGACGACGCTCGCCGCCACCGACCTCGACCCGGTCGTGCTGCGCTACGGCTTCTTCTACGGCCCCGGCACGTACTACGCCCCCGACGGCGGGACCGCGCAGGAGATCCGCGCCCGGCGCTTCCCGCTGGTCGGGGGCGGCACCGGGATCTCGTCGTTCGTGCACGTGGAGGACGCCGCCGACGCCACGGTCGCCGCGCTGGCGGGCGGTGCCGGCGGCCGCTACAACGTCACCGACGAGGAGCCCGCCGCCGCGGCGCAGTGGCTCCCGCACGCCGCCGCCTGCCTCGGCGCCCGACGACCGCTGCGCGTGCCGGCGCTCGTCGGCCGGCTGGCCGCCGGGCCGCACGCCGTCCACTTCGCCACCACGCTGCGCGGCAACTCCGGGGCCCGCTTCCGCGAGACCTTCGGCTGGACGCCCGCGTACCCCTCCTGGCGCGAGGGCTTCCGCCAGGCGCTCGGCGCCCCGGCCTGA
- a CDS encoding exodeoxyribonuclease III, which produces MLLATWNVNSLNARLPRVLEFLQTVAPDVLCLQETKCTPEAFPQDALREAGYAAVHHSGGRWAGVAILAREGLALGDARAGLPGEVRPDQARWIEATVEGVRVASVYVVNGQAVDSEPFAEKLVFLDALAARAAELRDAGAPVAIAGDFNVCPTDRDVYDPAAFAGATHVTPQERGALAAILERGGLRDAHETVRPGEQQFTWWDYRAGHFHKGLGLRIDLVLVSDDLAGRLTRCGIERDFRKGTKPSDHAPLLADWSS; this is translated from the coding sequence GTGCTCCTGGCGACCTGGAACGTCAACTCCCTGAACGCCCGGCTCCCGCGGGTGCTCGAGTTCCTGCAGACCGTCGCGCCCGACGTGCTGTGCCTGCAGGAGACGAAGTGCACGCCCGAGGCGTTCCCGCAGGACGCGCTGCGCGAGGCCGGCTACGCGGCCGTGCACCACTCCGGCGGCCGCTGGGCGGGCGTCGCGATCCTCGCCCGCGAGGGTCTCGCGCTCGGCGACGCGCGCGCGGGGCTTCCCGGCGAGGTGCGCCCCGACCAGGCCCGCTGGATCGAGGCGACGGTCGAGGGCGTACGGGTCGCGAGCGTCTACGTCGTCAACGGCCAGGCGGTCGACAGCGAGCCGTTCGCGGAGAAGCTCGTCTTCCTCGACGCGCTCGCGGCCCGCGCGGCCGAACTGCGCGACGCGGGCGCACCGGTCGCGATCGCCGGGGACTTCAACGTCTGCCCCACCGACCGCGACGTGTACGACCCGGCGGCGTTCGCGGGCGCCACGCACGTGACACCGCAGGAGCGCGGCGCGCTGGCGGCGATCCTCGAGCGCGGCGGCCTGCGCGACGCCCACGAGACGGTCCGCCCCGGCGAGCAGCAGTTCACGTGGTGGGACTACCGCGCCGGGCACTTCCACAAGGGCCTGGGCCTGCGGATCGACCTCGTGCTGGTCAGCGACGACCTCGCCGGCCGGCTGACCCGCTGCGGGATCGAACGGGACTTCCGCAAGGGCACGAAGCCCTCCGACCACGCCCCGCTGCTGGCCGACTGGTCCTCCTAG
- a CDS encoding response regulator yields the protein MPGSQRPIRVFLCDDVDAFRALMRVVLEEDPAIVVCGEAADGAAGVDGVDATRPDVVLLDLAMPGMDGMEAIPLMRERAPRTRILALSGFTADRLAAPVIELGADGYIEKGEDVAVIRRAIHDAAQRVRAAA from the coding sequence ATGCCCGGCTCCCAGCGACCCATCCGCGTGTTCCTCTGCGACGACGTCGACGCGTTCCGCGCGCTGATGCGCGTCGTGCTCGAGGAGGACCCCGCGATCGTCGTCTGCGGCGAGGCGGCCGACGGGGCCGCGGGCGTCGACGGGGTCGACGCGACGCGGCCCGACGTCGTGCTCCTGGACCTCGCGATGCCCGGCATGGACGGGATGGAGGCGATCCCGCTGATGCGCGAGCGGGCGCCGCGCACGCGCATCCTCGCGTTGTCGGGCTTCACCGCCGACCGCCTCGCGGCACCGGTGATCGAGCTGGGCGCCGACGGCTACATCGAGAAGGGCGAGGACGTCGCGGTCATCCGCCGCGCGATCCACGACGCGGCGCAGCGCGTCCGCGCCGCCGCCTAG